A single region of the Pyricularia oryzae 70-15 chromosome 4, whole genome shotgun sequence genome encodes:
- a CDS encoding acetyl-coenzyme A synthetase → MTPEASKAPVVAEAHEVDTYHPPQKMLDKHPSKPHIANLEEYQQLYKESISEPKQFWARMARELLTWSRDFETVYSGSLSAGDSAWFLEGELNASYNCIDRHALKDPNRVAIIYEADDPSSGRTLTYGELMREVCRTAHVLRQMGVRKGDTVAVYLPMIPEALIAFLAVTRIGAVHSVVFAGFSADSLRDRVVDGQSKVVITTDEGKRGGKLIGTKRIVDEALKNCPDVSHVLVYKRTGADVPMMQGRDFWWHEEVEKWPNYIPPVPMNSEDPLFLLYTSGSTGKPKGVMHTTAGYLLGAAMTGKYVFDIHDGDRFFCGGDVGWITGHTYVVYAPLLLGVSTVVFEGTPAYPTFSRYWDIIDQHKITHFYVAPTALRLLKRAGDQWVKHEMKHLRVLGSVGEPIAAEVWKWYFEIVGKEQAQIVDTYWQTETGSNVICPLAGVTPTKPGSASLPFFGIEPAIIDPVSGEEIHGNDVEGVLGFKQAWPSMARTVWGAHKRYMETYMNVYNGFYFTGDGAARDHEGFYWIRGRVDDVVNVSGHRLSTAEIEAALLEHHYVAEAAVVGIQDELTGQAVNAFVSLAEHVTTDNDESLRKELITQVRRSIGPFAAPKAVFVVPDLPRTRSGKIMRRILRKILAGEEDQLGDVSTLSDPTVVDRIITTVHEYKKK, encoded by the exons ATGACTCCCGAAGCTTCCAAGGCGCCCGTTGTGGCAGAGGCGCATGAAGTCGACACTTACC ATCCTCCCCAGAAAATGCTTGACA AGCATCCCAGCAAGCCTCATATAGCCA ACCTCGAGGAGTACCAGCAGCTCTACAAGGAGAGCATCTCCGAGCCTAAGCAATTCTGGGCACGGATGGCACGAGAGCTTTTGACATGGAGTCGGGATTTCGAAACGGTTTACTCGGGGAGCCTCTCTGCTGGCGACAGTGCCTGGTTCCTGGAGGGCGAGCTCAACGCTTCGTATAACTGCATCGACAGGCATGCGCTCAAGGATCCAAACCGAGTGGCCATCATATACGAGGCGGACGATCCGAGCAGCGGGCGAACCCTGACCTACGGCGAGCTGATGCGCGAGGTTTGCAGGACAGCACATGTTCTCCGTCAGATGGGTGTTCGCAAGGGGGACACTGTAGCCGTGTACCTTCCCATGATCCCCGAGGCGCTCATCGCATTTCTGGCCGTCACTCGCATTGGCGCTGTTCACTCCGTTGTGTTTGCAGGTTTCTCGGCTGACTCGCTGCGCGACCGCGTTGTTGATGGCCAGTCCAAGGTCGTTATCACTACTGACGAGGGCAAGCGCGGTGGCAAGCTGATTGGTACAAAGCGCATCGTTGACGAGGCCCTGAAGAACTGCCCAGATGTTAGTCACGTGCTGGTTTACAAGAGGACGGGCGCAGATGTGCCCATGATGCAGGGGCGCGATTTTTGGTGGCATGAGGAGGTTGAGAAGTGGCCAAACTATATCCCGCCCGTCCCCATGAACTCGGAAGATCCACTGTTCCTTCTGTACACGTCCGGTTCTACAGGCAAGCCAAAAGGTGTTATGCATACCACCGCCGGCTACCTGTTGGGCGCCGCCATGACGGGCAAGTATGTCTTCGACATCCACGACGGGGATCGCTTTTTCTGCGGCGGTGATGTTGGCTGGATTACTGGACACACATATGTCGTTTACGCTCCTCTGCTTCTGGGTGTTTCAACGGTCGTGTTCGAAGGCACCCCAGCGTACCCAACTTTCTCTCGCTACTGGGACATCATCGACCAGCACAAGATCACTCACTTTTACGTTGCCCCGACTGCTCTCAGGCTGCTAAAGCGTGCAGGAGACCAGTGGGTCAAGCATGAAATGAAGCACCTTCGGGTCCTGGGCTCTGTCGGAGAGCCCATTGCAGCCGAGGTGTGGAAATGGTACTTCGAGATCGTTGGAAAGGAACAGGCGCAAATCGTGGACACCTATTGGCAAACAGAGACGGGCTCCAATGTCATTTGCCCTCTCGCGGGCGTCACCCCAACCAAACCAGGCTCTGCCTCGCTGCCTTTCTTTGGCATCGAACCTGCCATCATTGATCCCGTATCTGGTGAGGAGATCCACGGCAATGACGTTGAAGGAGTGCTTGGTTTCAAACAGGCATGGCCCAGCATGGCGAGGACAGTGTGGGGTGCCCACAAGAGGTATATGGAGACTTATATGAACGTTTACAATGGATTCTAT TTCACTGGAGACGGTGCTGCACGGGACCATGAAGGGTTTTATTGGATCAGAGGCAGAGTGGACGACGTTGTTAACGTGAGTGGCCACCGACTGTCAACAGCGGAGATTGAAGCCGCGCTACTCGAGCATCATTATGTTGCCGAGGCTGCCGTTGTAGGTATCCAGGACGAGCTCACGGGTCAGGCAGTGAATGCATTTGTGTCGCTGGCCGAGCATGTTACAACGGACAACGACGAGTCCCTGAGGAAGGAACTCATTACCCAGGTTCGGCGTAGCATTGGCCCCTTTGCGGCACCCAAAGCCGTGTTCGTCGTCCCAGATTTACCACGCACAAGGAGTGGTAAGATCATGCGGAGAATTCTCAGGAAGATCCTCGCCGGCGAGGAGGACCAGCTTGGCGATGTCAGCACT CTTTCGGACCCGACAGTGGTTGATAGAATCATCACGACCGTCCATGAGTACAAGAAGAAGTAG
- a CDS encoding zinc metalloprotease mde10: MFLSRALAATLAAVALLTQSGTAHSTDRQPLRYVSRLEEPVIHTDANSRRVHAFSSFELSFILHNGRQKVRLSLAPNHDIISKDAVVHIMGADGKVRAIEPLDRLEHKIYQGQAFVLREGHNDWENVGWARVNIQRDGVHPIFEGAFRIDGDDHHIQTDETYRKTKQRADPEIEWSAEEYMVVWRDSDIGDGPHGHDGDDGPSQGELKKRNLSARSPLCSSDGLDFNADDSHPIYRGLDTRDLDSGMSVSGLPSELMRRQDQTQMGNGAGVNLASSVGSTIGCPTTRKVALLGVATDCTYGKQFNSSMAIRQNIIAQVNTASQVYESSFNISLGIQNLTISDNNCPAQATEQAPWNVDCGGGVTITDRLNLFSAWRGNFKDRNAFWTLLTTCNTDAAVGLAWLGQLCVEGSVKPGAGNTNETIAGANVVVKTSQEWQVIAHEIGHTFGAVHDCQAGTCADGTVTKQQCCPLSGNSCDAKGQFIMNPSTGSKITNFSPCTIGNICSAIGRNSVRSSCLASNRDVKTITGSQCGNGIVEAGEECDCGGPDGCKGNPCCDAKTCKLTSGSTCDFANEECCDRQCKFASAGTVCRASIGSCDPAETCSGTSGVCPNNAFAPNGQACGESGQNLACASGQCTSRNQQCKTLMGSLTTGNDTYACSNSGCQLSCASPEFGKDTCFTMMQNFLDGTACQGGGKCSNGACTGSSFAGEVGTWLTDNKNIVLPVACAVGGLVLLALLCCCWTAFARRKSRRLRKQKKKAAAAALAAKSSSSQKKQAMVSINEVPPPGWQPQGGAYGQNQRTMNGNLQAPPAAATRDYSRSPHNNGQWQPPQRQYTSARYA, from the exons ATGTTCCTCTCGAGGGCTCTCGCGGCCACTCTGGCAGCCGTAGCGCTCCTCACTCAGTCTGGCACTG CACACTCAACGGATAGACAACCACTACGATATGTCAGCAGACTAGAGGAGCCCGTCATTCATACGGATGCCAACTCGAGGCGGGTACATGCCTTCTCATCCTTTGAGCTGTCCTTCATCCTTCACAATGGGCGACAAAAAGTAAGGCTTTCGCTTGCTCCGAATCACGATATTATTTCAAAGGATGCCGTGGTACATATCATGGGCGCAGACGGCAAGGTGCGCGCCATAGAACCTCTTGATCGCCTGGAGCACAAAATATATCAGGGCCAAGCCTTTGTGTTACGAGAAGGCCATAACGACTGGGAGAACGTCGGCTGGGCCAGGGTCAACATCCAGAGGGATGGTGTTCACCCCATATTTGAAGGCGCTTTCAGGATCGACGGCGACGATCACCACATACAGACCGATGAAACCTACCGAAAGACGAAGCAGCGCGCCGACCCGGAGATCGAGTGGTCAGCCGAGGAGTACATGGTAGTCTGGAGGGACTCGGATATCGGAGATGGCCCACACGGCCACGATGGAGACGACGGGCCGAGCCAAGGTGAACTGAAGAAGCGGAATTTGTCTGCTAGGTCGCCGCTTTGCTCTTCCGACGGTCTTGACTTCAATGCCGACGACTCGCATCCGATATATCGCGGACTTGACACGAGAGATCTGGACTCTGGCATGAGCGTCAGCGGGCTGCCTAGCGAGCTGATGCGCCGTCAGGACCAGACACAGATGGGCAACGGTGCGGGTGTCAACCTGGCCTCGTCCGTTGGCTCTACCATCGGCTGCCCCACAACTAGGAAGGTTGCTCTACTTGGCGTTGCGACTGATTGTACATATGGCAAGCAGTTCAACTCGTCCATGGCAATCCGGCAAAACATCATCGCACAAGTTAACACGGCATCGCAAGTGTACGAGAGCAGCTTCAACATCTCCCTAGGCATACAAAATCTTACAATCAGTGACAACAACTGTCCGGCTCAGGCCACAGAGCAGGCTCCTTGGAATGTGGATTGCGGCGGCGGGGTGACCATCACCGATAGGCTGAATCTATTCTCGGCTTGGAGAGGCAATTTCAAGGATCGGAACGCCTTCTGGACCCTGCTGACAACATGCAACACTGATGCGGCTGTTGGTTTGGCCTGGCTGGGGCAGCTCTGCGTCGAGGGCTCGGTCAAGCCAGGTGCCGGAAACACCAACGAAACGATCGCCGGTGCGAATGTCGTCGTGAAGACGTCGCAGGAGTGGCAGGTCATTGCCCACGAGATTGGCCACACCTTCGGTGCTGTCCATGACTGCCAGGCTGGCACATGTGCTGACGGCACGGTGACCAAGCAACAGTGCTGCCCACTGAGCGGTAACTCGTGCGATGCCAAGGGCCAGTTTATTATGAATCCCTCAACGGGGAGCAAGATCACCAACTTCTCACCCTGCACCATCGGTAATATTTGCTCCGCCATAGGTCGCAACAGCGTCCGATCGAGCTGCTTGGCTAGCAACAGAGACGTCAAGACCATCACAGGAAGTCAATGCGGCAACGGTATTGTCGAGGCCGGCGAGGAATGCGACTGCGGAGGTCCAGATGGCTGCAAGGGCAACCCTTGTTGCGATGCCAAAACTTGCAAGCTCACCTCGGGATCGACCTGCGATTTTGCCAACGAGGAGTGCTGTGACCGCCAGTGCAAGTTTGCAAGTGCGGGTACCGTATGCCGTGCCAGTATCGGATCTTGCGACCCTGCCGAGACATGCAGCGGCACCTCGGGTGTGTGCCCGAATAACGCGTTTGCTCCAAACGGCCAGGCATGTGGAGAGTCAGGCCAGAACCTGGCCTGTGCCTCGGGCCAGTGTACTTCACGCAACCAACAGTGCAAGACACTCATGGGATCGCTCACTACGGGCAATGATACTTATGCTTGCAGTAACTCGGGATGCCAGCTTAGCTGTGCGTCTCCAGAGTTTGGCAAAGATACCTGCTTCACAATGATGCAGAACttcctcgacggcacagccTGCCAAGGTGGCGGAAAGTGCAGCAACGGAGCTTGCACAGGTTCCTCCTTTGCTGGCGAGGTCGGCACGTGGCTGACCGACAACAAAAACATAGTTCTTCCCGTTGCCTGTGCGGTCGGAGGGTTGGTGCTTTTGGCACTGCTGTGTTGTTGCTGGACGGCTTTTGCTCGCAGAAAGTCGAGGCGGCTCCGtaagcaaaagaagaaggcaGCAGCGGCTGCACTAGCAGCGAAGTCCTCTTCGTCCCAAAAGAAGCAAGCCATGGTCTCGATCAACGAGGTGCCCCCACCTGGATGGCAACCACAAGGGGGTGCTTATGGGCAAAACCAGCGCACCATGAACGGCAACCTACAAGCACCACCCGCTGCTGCCACCCGAGACTACAGCCGAAGCCCGCATAACAATGGGCAATGGCAACCGCCTCAGCGGCAGTATACTAGCGCTAGGTATGCCTAG